The following proteins come from a genomic window of Novosphingobium sp. P6W:
- the dps gene encoding DNA starvation/stationary phase protection protein Dps yields MYISNIGLDEPQRLAVMAQLQARLSDALDLAAQLKQAHWNVKGANFHQLHLLFDTIFVATEAHVDLLAERIVTLGGTADGRVQTTTRATSLAAYPIDAKLGEQHASAIGRSLADFAASVRVDIDIAAEKGDAGTADLFTEISRSVDKHLWFIEAHLHS; encoded by the coding sequence ATGTATATCTCGAACATTGGCCTCGACGAGCCCCAGCGCCTCGCGGTGATGGCCCAACTGCAAGCACGGCTATCCGACGCTCTCGACCTCGCCGCGCAGCTCAAGCAAGCCCACTGGAACGTGAAAGGAGCGAACTTTCACCAGCTCCACCTCCTGTTCGATACGATCTTCGTCGCGACCGAAGCGCACGTCGATTTGCTGGCCGAACGCATCGTTACGTTGGGTGGGACAGCGGACGGGCGGGTGCAAACGACCACGCGGGCTACAAGCCTCGCAGCCTATCCGATCGATGCAAAGCTCGGCGAACAGCATGCATCGGCCATCGGGCGGTCTCTCGCCGACTTCGCGGCATCGGTCCGAGTCGACATCGACATCGCTGCGGAAAAAGGGGACGCCGGGACGGCGGATCTCTTCACCGAGATATCGCGTAGTGTCGACAAGCATCTCTGGTTCATCGAGGCTCACCTTCATTCTTGA
- a CDS encoding catalase, with protein MADKHAPAPSCPFTHLTTAFGAPVVDNENSLTAGPRGPLLMQDVWLLEKLANLNREIIPERRMHAKGSGAFGTFTVTNDISRYTRASIFSAVGKQTEMFARFTTVAGERGAADAERDIRGFALKFYTEEGNWDMVGNNTPVFFVRDPRKFADLNKAVKRDPRTNMRSATNNWDFWTLLPEALHQVTIVMSDRGIPRSYRHMHGFGSHTYSFYNEAGERFWVKFHFKTQQGIENLTDSEAGALIAGDRESHQRDLYEAIEGGNFPKWTMFVQIMPEADAETASVHPFDLTKVWFRTQYPLIEVGQFELNRNPENFFQDVEQSAFAPSNLVPGIGVSPDKMLQSRLFAYGDAQRYRLGVNHHQIPVNAARCPVASNHRDGQGRVDGNYGGTPHYHPNSFGQWQDQPAFREPPLRLNGDADFWNFREDDDDYFLQPRRLFQLMTPEQQQALFGNTAAALGDAPDFIKQRHIENCTRCDPAYGAGVARALGS; from the coding sequence ATGGCCGACAAACACGCACCTGCCCCCAGCTGCCCGTTCACGCATCTGACAACCGCCTTTGGCGCTCCGGTGGTGGACAACGAGAACAGTCTGACTGCTGGCCCTCGCGGACCGCTCCTGATGCAGGACGTTTGGCTGTTGGAAAAGCTCGCAAACCTCAACCGCGAGATCATCCCCGAGCGGCGTATGCATGCAAAGGGTTCGGGTGCTTTCGGTACTTTCACGGTAACCAACGACATTTCGCGCTACACCCGCGCGTCTATCTTCAGCGCGGTCGGCAAGCAGACTGAGATGTTCGCCCGCTTCACGACGGTGGCGGGCGAGCGCGGTGCTGCCGACGCAGAGCGCGACATTCGCGGCTTCGCCCTCAAATTCTACACCGAGGAGGGCAATTGGGACATGGTCGGCAACAATACGCCGGTCTTCTTCGTCCGCGACCCCCGCAAGTTCGCGGATCTCAACAAGGCCGTGAAGCGCGATCCGCGCACCAACATGCGCAGCGCCACCAACAACTGGGATTTCTGGACGTTGCTTCCGGAGGCCCTTCATCAGGTGACGATCGTGATGTCGGACCGTGGCATCCCGCGCAGCTACCGGCACATGCACGGTTTCGGCAGCCATACCTACAGCTTCTACAATGAAGCTGGCGAGCGCTTCTGGGTGAAGTTCCACTTCAAGACCCAGCAGGGGATCGAAAACCTGACTGATAGCGAGGCCGGAGCGCTCATCGCCGGCGATCGGGAAAGCCACCAGCGCGACCTTTACGAGGCCATCGAGGGCGGCAACTTCCCGAAGTGGACGATGTTCGTGCAGATTATGCCAGAGGCCGATGCCGAGACGGCGTCCGTCCACCCGTTCGATCTGACGAAAGTCTGGTTCAGAACCCAATATCCGCTGATCGAAGTCGGGCAGTTCGAGCTGAATCGGAATCCGGAGAATTTCTTCCAGGATGTCGAGCAAAGCGCCTTCGCCCCATCCAACCTCGTGCCCGGGATCGGCGTGTCTCCCGACAAGATGCTGCAATCCCGCCTATTCGCCTATGGCGACGCGCAGCGCTACCGCCTCGGAGTCAACCACCACCAGATTCCGGTCAATGCTGCGCGCTGTCCGGTCGCTTCGAACCATCGCGACGGCCAAGGTCGCGTCGACGGCAATTATGGCGGCACACCGCACTACCATCCCAACAGCTTCGGGCAGTGGCAGGATCAGCCAGCTTTCCGAGAGCCGCCGCTGCGGCTGAACGGTGACGCCGATTTCTGGAACTTCCGCGAAGATGACGACGACTATTTCTTGCAGCCCCGCCGCTTGTTCCAGCTCATGACGCCCGAGCAGCAGCAGGCTCTTTTCGGGAACACCGCCGCCGCACTTGGTGATGCCCCGGACTTCATCAAGCAGCGCCACATCGAGAACTGCACCCGATGCGATCCGGCTTACGGGGCCGGCGTCGCGCGAGCCCTGGGATCGTAA
- a CDS encoding nuclear transport factor 2 family protein produces the protein MTALERLLAIEDIRNLQARYVRIADSKDWHELSKLFTDDATFTSHDVAGNVTGKMSGRRAIATEVDAAVGDGIVIHHLFSHEIDITSSDTAHAIWSMEDWIDRTGDGAGDLADLPFRTMRGYGHYHIDYVRLDDGWLIASLRLQRNRLDFT, from the coding sequence ATGACCGCACTCGAAAGGCTACTCGCTATCGAGGATATCCGTAACCTCCAGGCGCGCTACGTCCGCATCGCCGATAGCAAGGATTGGCACGAACTGAGCAAGCTGTTCACGGATGATGCGACGTTCACAAGCCACGACGTGGCGGGGAACGTCACTGGCAAAATGAGCGGACGGCGTGCGATCGCGACAGAAGTCGATGCGGCCGTCGGCGATGGAATCGTGATACATCACCTCTTCTCGCATGAGATCGACATCACCTCATCAGACACGGCTCATGCTATTTGGTCGATGGAGGACTGGATCGACCGGACGGGCGATGGCGCCGGTGATCTGGCAGACTTGCCGTTCCGGACGATGCGAGGCTACGGTCATTACCACATTGATTATGTAAGGCTCGATGACGGATGGCTGATCGCAAGCCTGAGGCTCCAACGCAACCGTCTCGATTTTACCTGA
- a CDS encoding quinone oxidoreductase, with protein sequence MKAVSISATGGAEVLELKELADPQPGPGEVVVDATAIGVNFMDIGTRKGMNGMPLPLVLGVEGAGRVAAVGEGVTDLVVGQRVAWVFAWGSYASKVVMPATSAVPLPDDINDRLAASLMMQGLTASHFATDFYPVQEGDIALVHAAAGGLGQILSQIIKLRGGTVIGRVSSEAKVAAAKAAGADHVIVDADGDFVKKVLELTNGEGVNVVYDGSGPATFDGSLASLRRAGTFCWYGPVLGGPGSLDIMSLPRSVKIGYAVFFDHIHTPDLLRKHTLRLFDWVREGKLVIAPATEYPLADAALAHTAMESRATTGKLLLIP encoded by the coding sequence GTGAAGGCAGTATCAATATCAGCAACCGGCGGTGCCGAGGTTCTCGAACTAAAAGAGCTCGCCGATCCGCAGCCCGGCCCGGGGGAGGTTGTAGTCGACGCAACGGCGATCGGCGTGAACTTCATGGACATCGGCACACGCAAGGGCATGAACGGTATGCCTTTGCCGCTCGTGCTTGGTGTCGAAGGTGCCGGGCGCGTTGCTGCAGTGGGCGAGGGGGTTACTGATCTCGTCGTTGGCCAGCGTGTCGCTTGGGTCTTTGCCTGGGGCAGCTACGCGAGCAAGGTCGTCATGCCCGCAACGTCGGCAGTGCCCCTCCCCGACGATATCAACGACCGCCTCGCGGCTTCACTGATGATGCAAGGCTTGACCGCGAGCCACTTTGCGACTGATTTCTATCCGGTTCAGGAGGGTGACATCGCCTTGGTGCACGCCGCAGCGGGGGGGCTCGGTCAGATCCTGTCACAGATCATCAAGCTGCGCGGCGGCACTGTGATCGGCCGGGTCTCAAGCGAAGCAAAGGTCGCAGCGGCAAAAGCCGCCGGTGCCGATCATGTGATCGTCGATGCCGATGGCGACTTCGTGAAGAAGGTGCTCGAACTGACCAACGGCGAAGGGGTCAATGTCGTATATGATGGCTCCGGGCCGGCCACGTTCGACGGGTCTCTCGCTTCACTCCGCCGCGCCGGCACATTCTGCTGGTACGGACCCGTGCTCGGTGGCCCCGGCAGCCTCGACATCATGAGCCTGCCGCGCAGCGTGAAAATTGGCTACGCCGTTTTCTTCGACCACATCCATACGCCGGACCTCCTCCGCAAGCACACCCTGCGTCTCTTCGACTGGGTTCGCGAGGGCAAACTCGTGATCGCACCGGCAACGGAGTATCCGCTGGCCGATGCTGCCCTCGCCCATACGGCGATGGAGAGCCGGGCAACGACCGGGAAGCTTCTGCTGATACCATGA
- a CDS encoding TetR/AcrR family transcriptional regulator: protein MARPKEFDVDVAVAAAAGVFKDHGYEGTSAQMLVDAMGIGRQSLYDTFGDKWGIYCAAMRQYCQNETRAHSDLLASQPRAIDGIRAMFDRVVDEAATGCLGLGSIVEFGCKEPDIVKIRDVYGEILANAMRDALAAAREQGDVAPDQDLDHLTTFTLQMISTIRLTARAGATSEHIAAMAPIALRALR, encoded by the coding sequence ATGGCCCGTCCCAAAGAATTTGATGTCGACGTCGCGGTCGCGGCCGCTGCGGGCGTGTTCAAAGATCACGGCTATGAGGGTACTAGCGCCCAGATGCTGGTCGATGCGATGGGCATTGGCCGCCAAAGTCTGTATGACACCTTCGGCGACAAATGGGGCATCTATTGCGCCGCGATGCGGCAATATTGTCAGAACGAGACCCGCGCGCACAGCGACCTCCTTGCAAGCCAGCCGAGAGCAATCGATGGGATACGGGCGATGTTCGACCGTGTCGTCGATGAGGCCGCCACGGGCTGCCTCGGGTTAGGGTCGATAGTCGAGTTCGGCTGCAAGGAACCCGATATCGTCAAGATTCGCGACGTCTATGGCGAGATTCTGGCGAACGCGATGCGTGACGCTCTGGCTGCCGCTCGCGAGCAGGGCGACGTCGCCCCGGATCAGGATCTGGACCATCTGACGACGTTCACGCTGCAGATGATATCAACGATCCGTCTTACGGCGCGCGCTGGTGCGACCTCCGAACATATCGCGGCAATGGCGCCAATCGCTCTTCGCGCGCTCCGCTAA
- a CDS encoding TetR/AcrR family transcriptional regulator, whose amino-acid sequence MSGAGGRPTKAQAAARNDALLDAARLIFCKRGFAAASIEEIASSLRWSKHTVYSRHSGKIELLEAVVARDVERFVAALEAAKRDDIEALLSLRAMARAYFGFSVSPGYSALYAAVALEAASSERLRGRLVEWASTSLAPLRAAIERATCAENWGGSDAEEGCAILIDLLDGEANRVKWTGAAEDEEQVDRRFDRRWRLFLRATAAEHSV is encoded by the coding sequence GTGAGTGGGGCCGGTGGGCGGCCGACCAAAGCTCAGGCTGCTGCGCGTAACGACGCGCTGCTCGATGCCGCTCGGCTGATTTTTTGTAAGCGCGGTTTCGCCGCCGCGTCGATTGAAGAGATTGCGTCTTCTCTCCGGTGGTCGAAGCACACGGTGTACAGCCGCCATTCTGGCAAAATCGAACTGCTGGAGGCTGTCGTGGCCCGCGACGTTGAACGGTTTGTCGCGGCTCTGGAGGCTGCGAAGCGAGACGACATTGAGGCTTTGCTATCGCTGCGCGCGATGGCGCGAGCCTATTTCGGCTTCTCCGTTTCACCGGGCTACTCCGCGCTCTACGCGGCTGTGGCACTCGAAGCGGCGTCCTCTGAGCGATTGCGTGGCCGACTGGTAGAATGGGCCTCCACGTCGCTGGCACCGCTCCGCGCGGCTATCGAACGCGCCACTTGCGCTGAGAACTGGGGCGGTTCTGATGCAGAAGAGGGGTGCGCGATCCTTATCGACTTGCTGGACGGCGAGGCGAACCGAGTGAAGTGGACCGGCGCTGCGGAAGATGAGGAGCAAGTCGATCGCCGCTTCGACCGCCGCTGGCGGCTGTTCCTCCGTGCAACGGCTGCTGAGCACAGCGTCTGA
- a CDS encoding ABC-F family ATP-binding cassette domain-containing protein — protein MSSISASALCWATPDGRPVLRGIDIHISRERVGLVGRNGVGKTTLLQILVGDLAATSGKVVTDGTIHAMRQEVRERAGETIADAFGVSDALCVLKRAEEGIAGVDELADADWTLEERVRETLARVDLDVAATTKLATLSGGQRTRAALAAAIFDRPDFLLLDEPTNNLDRNGREALLRLVEGWTDGMLIVSHDRELLGRMDAIIELTSLGAARYGGGWSQYRERKAVELEAARSDLLHAQKRQAEVDRKAQVAVERKQRRDAAGSRRASRGDMPRILMGARKSAAEARGGSGLRMTERLAGQAADAVATAQARIEILQELSIVLPPTGLHADRRVLQMRDVTAGYAADHVLLEHVNLDVVGPERIAITGPNGVGKSTFLKLACGILPPLSGAVEVGVTVAVIDQHVAFLDPTTSILDNFQRLNPDADENRCRAILAGFLFRADAALQIVGTLSGGQMLRAGLACRLGGQRPPQLLILDEPTNHLDLDSIHAVEEALQAYDGALLVVSHDKAFLSSISIERIIALSPLKDGVRIETDMVPSQ, from the coding sequence ATGTCCTCGATTAGCGCATCTGCACTATGTTGGGCGACCCCTGATGGCCGACCGGTGCTGCGCGGCATCGATATCCACATCTCTCGCGAGCGCGTGGGCCTGGTAGGGCGCAATGGTGTTGGGAAGACAACGCTGCTTCAGATTCTCGTCGGCGATCTGGCAGCGACATCTGGGAAGGTCGTCACGGATGGCACCATCCATGCGATGCGGCAGGAAGTTCGTGAACGTGCCGGCGAAACGATCGCGGATGCCTTCGGGGTTAGCGACGCACTCTGCGTCCTGAAGCGCGCCGAGGAGGGCATTGCCGGCGTTGACGAGCTTGCCGACGCCGACTGGACGCTGGAAGAACGCGTCCGGGAAACGCTTGCGCGCGTGGACCTGGATGTCGCAGCGACAACGAAACTGGCGACCCTTTCCGGCGGGCAGCGTACGCGCGCTGCCCTGGCCGCTGCCATCTTTGACCGCCCTGACTTCCTGCTTCTGGATGAGCCAACCAACAATCTCGACCGCAACGGCCGAGAGGCATTGCTCCGCCTAGTTGAGGGATGGACGGACGGGATGCTCATTGTCAGCCATGACCGCGAACTGCTGGGGCGGATGGACGCCATCATCGAACTCACCTCGCTGGGCGCGGCGCGGTACGGCGGCGGCTGGAGCCAGTATCGCGAGCGCAAGGCCGTCGAATTGGAAGCCGCCCGGAGCGATCTGCTGCATGCGCAGAAGCGCCAAGCCGAAGTGGATCGCAAGGCGCAGGTCGCAGTGGAGCGAAAGCAGCGCCGCGATGCTGCAGGATCGCGCAGGGCATCGCGTGGCGACATGCCACGCATTTTGATGGGTGCCCGCAAGAGTGCGGCCGAGGCCAGAGGGGGAAGCGGCCTACGCATGACCGAACGCTTGGCCGGACAAGCGGCCGACGCCGTGGCGACCGCACAGGCACGGATCGAGATCCTGCAGGAGCTGTCCATCGTGCTGCCGCCGACCGGGCTGCACGCAGATCGCCGGGTGCTGCAGATGCGCGACGTCACAGCAGGGTATGCCGCAGACCACGTGCTGCTCGAGCACGTCAATCTCGACGTCGTCGGGCCTGAGAGAATAGCGATTACCGGGCCGAACGGTGTTGGCAAGAGCACGTTTCTCAAGCTGGCTTGCGGCATTCTGCCGCCTCTATCCGGCGCAGTGGAGGTCGGCGTGACGGTCGCCGTTATAGACCAGCACGTTGCCTTCCTCGACCCGACGACTTCTATTCTCGACAACTTCCAGCGGCTGAACCCCGATGCGGACGAGAATAGATGCCGCGCGATCTTGGCCGGGTTCCTGTTCCGCGCAGACGCCGCGCTCCAGATCGTCGGCACGCTCAGCGGAGGCCAGATGTTACGTGCCGGCCTTGCCTGCCGACTGGGCGGGCAGAGGCCACCGCAACTGCTTATCCTCGATGAGCCGACCAATCACCTCGACCTCGACTCGATTCATGCGGTGGAGGAAGCGCTGCAAGCTTATGATGGCGCGCTTTTGGTGGTGAGCCATGACAAGGCCTTCCTGTCGAGCATCTCGATCGAACGCATCATCGCTCTGAGTCCCCTAAAAGATGGGGTCAGAATCGAGACTGACATGGTTCCCTCGCAATGA
- a CDS encoding MFS transporter: protein MNPPHWYRSLDRPARLAFWSSFGGFSIDAMSVQLYAFVLPALTALWSMTPGEAGLLASAALLSGSLGGWLAGAVSDRVGRIRVLRYSILWLAVSSAFCGLAQDYNQFLIARLVQGFGFGAEWAVGVVFMSEMSPAATRGRTLGTLQSAWAVGWAIAAATATISLALLPIDMGWRITFFVGLLPALALFRMRGRIADTRVFGMGREPQPWHRIFARDAVGTTVKGTLLASGMHGGYWALATWWPTMLKTERGMSTSEATMHMAALICGSFVGYILGAWLSDRVGRRATLAGFALAGVATTLVAMQPGLSASELLIVTPILGLFALGIYSAIGPVLTELYPTPLRGSGMGFCYNVGRGLAGITPLAVGSSVAALGHAQAIGLYVVSSYTLILLATAFLRETKGIDLAVEHIDAPSPPMAIDANPVRSPVQ from the coding sequence ATGAACCCGCCGCACTGGTATCGATCCCTTGACCGACCTGCGCGACTTGCCTTCTGGAGTTCGTTTGGCGGCTTCAGTATCGACGCGATGAGCGTCCAGCTCTACGCATTCGTACTGCCGGCGCTGACGGCACTTTGGAGCATGACACCGGGGGAAGCCGGATTGCTCGCATCCGCCGCGCTCCTGTCGGGGTCGTTGGGCGGCTGGCTGGCGGGAGCGGTATCCGACCGCGTCGGCCGCATCCGCGTGTTGCGCTATTCAATCCTCTGGCTTGCTGTTTCCAGCGCTTTCTGCGGACTGGCGCAGGACTATAACCAATTCCTCATCGCGCGCTTGGTGCAGGGCTTCGGTTTTGGCGCGGAATGGGCCGTTGGGGTGGTGTTCATGAGCGAGATGTCGCCAGCTGCGACCCGTGGTCGAACGCTGGGCACGTTGCAGAGCGCCTGGGCTGTCGGCTGGGCCATCGCCGCAGCTACCGCGACCATCTCGCTGGCGCTGCTTCCGATCGATATGGGGTGGAGGATTACGTTCTTCGTTGGGCTTCTCCCCGCCTTGGCGTTGTTCCGGATGCGGGGACGTATTGCCGACACCCGGGTGTTCGGGATGGGCCGCGAACCTCAGCCATGGCACCGCATTTTCGCGCGCGACGCAGTCGGCACGACCGTCAAGGGCACGCTGCTCGCCTCTGGCATGCATGGCGGATACTGGGCGCTAGCGACTTGGTGGCCGACAATGCTGAAGACCGAGCGAGGGATGTCAACCAGTGAAGCTACGATGCACATGGCAGCACTCATTTGCGGTTCGTTTGTGGGCTACATTCTCGGCGCTTGGCTGAGCGATCGTGTGGGCAGACGAGCCACGCTCGCCGGCTTTGCACTTGCTGGCGTCGCGACAACCCTCGTTGCGATGCAGCCCGGCCTCTCGGCGAGCGAACTTCTCATCGTTACGCCGATCCTTGGGCTGTTCGCGTTAGGAATTTACAGCGCCATTGGTCCGGTGCTGACGGAGCTATATCCCACACCGTTGCGGGGCTCAGGGATGGGCTTCTGCTACAATGTTGGGCGTGGGCTCGCCGGGATTACGCCACTAGCAGTCGGTTCGAGTGTTGCCGCGCTCGGTCATGCACAGGCAATCGGTCTGTATGTGGTCAGTTCCTATACGCTGATCCTCTTGGCGACAGCGTTCCTACGGGAGACCAAGGGCATCGACTTGGCCGTAGAGCATATCGATGCTCCCTCCCCGCCTATGGCTATCGACGCCAATCCCGTCAGAAGCCCAGTTCAGTGA
- a CDS encoding DUF1348 family protein, which yields MAQVDGHNAGTCSNFKVEPRMSPMSATTIQRVRDAENAWNRRDCEPLVRAHTIDCLWRNRVYFLWGREQIRTFVERQLRREIDLRILLEPWTEGDSRLAVRFASEFRNDSGSWFRAYGCEEMEFDEMGLIRRRFTSANEHAIQEHDRMLRWSGDTRPDDQPSLTELGF from the coding sequence GTGGCACAGGTCGACGGCCATAACGCCGGCACCTGTTCGAACTTCAAGGTGGAACCCCGAATGTCTCCAATGAGTGCGACCACGATCCAGCGGGTCCGTGACGCAGAAAATGCCTGGAACAGGCGTGACTGCGAGCCGCTCGTGCGCGCGCACACGATCGACTGTCTGTGGCGGAACCGCGTCTACTTCCTTTGGGGACGTGAGCAGATCCGGACTTTCGTCGAGCGCCAGCTCCGCAGGGAGATTGATCTACGGATCCTTCTGGAACCGTGGACGGAAGGAGATAGCCGTCTCGCCGTCCGCTTCGCGAGCGAGTTCCGCAATGATAGCGGGTCTTGGTTCCGCGCCTATGGCTGTGAGGAGATGGAGTTCGACGAAATGGGTCTGATCCGCCGCCGTTTCACATCCGCGAACGAGCACGCCATTCAAGAGCACGATCGAATGCTTCGCTGGTCAGGCGATACCCGCCCGGATGACCAGCCATCACTCACTGAACTGGGCTTCTGA
- a CDS encoding alpha/beta fold hydrolase, with translation MDPHQEPSDPKRREFVQVAAAAAATLVIGTTSRAALAAMPAAKGVSAFGPVRQVDAGVLNIGYVEMGPRNGLPILLFHGWPYDIHAFVDVAPTLAAKGHRVIIPHLRGHGTTMFRSAAAARNAQQAALGADGIALMDALGIKKAVVAGFDWGARTADIMAALWPERCTALVSVSGYLIGSQAGNVAPLPPAQELQWWYQFYFATERGKAGYAANTNAFNKQIWQLASPQWKFDDATFERSATSFVNPDHVAIVIHNYRWRLGLAEGESSFDAMEAKLASAPPIVIPTITMEGDANGAPHPDPSKYRARFTGRYEHRLISGGVGHNLPQEAPDAFAKAVLDAAAMVG, from the coding sequence ATGGACCCGCACCAAGAACCCTCCGATCCCAAGCGTCGCGAATTCGTCCAGGTCGCCGCAGCGGCCGCCGCCACGCTGGTTATCGGGACCACATCCAGGGCTGCGCTGGCCGCTATGCCCGCAGCGAAGGGCGTATCGGCATTCGGTCCGGTGAGGCAGGTCGATGCCGGCGTCCTTAACATCGGCTATGTCGAGATGGGACCGCGCAACGGTCTACCGATCCTGCTTTTCCACGGCTGGCCTTATGACATCCACGCCTTCGTGGATGTCGCGCCCACGCTGGCGGCGAAGGGACACCGCGTCATCATCCCGCACCTGCGCGGCCATGGCACGACGATGTTCCGCTCGGCTGCTGCCGCCCGCAATGCCCAACAGGCGGCGCTCGGTGCCGACGGCATCGCGCTGATGGACGCGCTGGGCATCAAGAAAGCGGTCGTCGCAGGGTTCGACTGGGGCGCGCGTACTGCCGACATCATGGCAGCGCTCTGGCCGGAACGGTGCACAGCACTCGTATCTGTCAGCGGCTATCTGATCGGAAGTCAGGCAGGCAACGTCGCGCCCTTGCCGCCCGCGCAGGAACTTCAATGGTGGTATCAGTTCTACTTCGCCACCGAGCGCGGCAAGGCCGGCTACGCCGCCAACACAAATGCATTCAATAAACAGATTTGGCAGCTCGCCTCCCCGCAATGGAAGTTTGATGATGCGACCTTCGAGCGCTCGGCGACGTCGTTCGTGAATCCCGACCACGTCGCGATCGTGATCCACAATTACCGGTGGCGGCTTGGCCTTGCTGAGGGCGAGAGCAGCTTCGATGCCATGGAGGCCAAGCTGGCATCCGCTCCCCCGATCGTCATCCCCACCATCACGATGGAGGGAGACGCCAACGGTGCACCGCATCCTGACCCGTCGAAGTATCGGGCACGGTTTACCGGTCGCTACGAGCACCGCCTGATATCGGGCGGTGTCGGCCACAATCTCCCGCAGGAAGCGCCAGACGCTTTCGCCAAGGCTGTACTCGACGCAGCGGCAATGGTCGGCTGA
- a CDS encoding cytochrome P460 family protein has protein sequence MRPGTVALALAMVTFCVAAVSSAQDQDDRASPVFGVRLPDGYRDWKLISVAQENGKNNDIRAILGNEIAVEAYRKGVRPFPDGSVIVRLAWRYQSSPRNDKVFPSPQSFVAGEPTNVQVSVKDSKRYVATSGWGYGQFENGLPNKDPAVAQACYSCHLKLKGLNPEADLVFTDYSR, from the coding sequence ATGCGCCCCGGCACTGTCGCCTTGGCGCTGGCAATGGTTACATTCTGTGTTGCCGCGGTATCGAGCGCACAAGACCAGGACGATCGGGCCTCCCCTGTGTTTGGGGTGAGACTACCCGACGGGTATCGAGACTGGAAGCTCATCAGCGTCGCGCAGGAAAACGGCAAGAACAACGATATTCGCGCGATCCTGGGGAACGAAATTGCGGTAGAGGCCTACCGCAAGGGTGTTCGTCCGTTTCCTGACGGATCGGTTATCGTCCGACTTGCTTGGCGGTACCAGTCGTCCCCTCGCAACGACAAGGTGTTCCCATCGCCCCAGTCGTTCGTGGCGGGTGAGCCGACCAACGTCCAGGTCAGCGTCAAGGATTCCAAACGCTACGTCGCGACGAGCGGGTGGGGCTATGGTCAGTTCGAAAACGGGCTGCCAAACAAGGATCCGGCGGTGGCGCAGGCATGTTATTCGTGCCATTTGAAGCTCAAAGGACTGAACCCCGAAGCCGACCTCGTCTTCACGGATTATTCGCGCTAG